From Amycolatopsis sp. cg9, one genomic window encodes:
- a CDS encoding MFS transporter → MTLTTPRVRPGRITFFVALAVFAQESTWNLYDSQVPPLLREHVGSAALIGALMGMDNLLGIFVQPWMGNRSDGTRTAWGRRIPYLVAGMPVAAVLFVLIPHAAVSLPLLVVVMFGYALVANSFKPIAESLLPDFIAPERRSRANAAVKIASSITVIVAALISLFLIDDFPKLSFAIPAVLMLVSIGVLAWRVRDSDSPAYQAALEEDRAGHTENSPRVRMRDVLLDILRDTDRSRLLVILAVFAFGGAWFASRSLVTNYGIETLGMSRGDSGGLTLPSGLAFLAAAYPVALFAERFGRLRVILAGMAVFAAAMVLGTVVRTPTGTIIAMCVAAAGAAAFMVNTAVVLWNLAPSARVLGTYTGLYTVGWSGGGFLGPALVGGMVDLTGWPFLLLDIALVTAIAVLLVARVAVLQRRRADGRVR, encoded by the coding sequence ATGACGTTGACCACCCCGCGCGTCCGGCCCGGACGCATCACGTTCTTCGTGGCTCTGGCGGTCTTCGCGCAGGAGTCGACGTGGAACCTCTACGACTCGCAGGTCCCGCCGCTGCTGCGCGAGCACGTCGGCAGCGCCGCGCTCATCGGCGCGCTGATGGGCATGGACAACCTGCTCGGCATCTTCGTCCAGCCGTGGATGGGCAACCGCTCGGACGGCACCCGGACGGCGTGGGGCCGGCGCATCCCGTACCTCGTGGCCGGCATGCCGGTGGCGGCCGTGCTGTTCGTGCTCATCCCGCACGCCGCGGTCTCGCTGCCGCTGCTCGTCGTGGTGATGTTCGGCTACGCGCTGGTCGCGAACTCGTTCAAGCCGATCGCCGAGTCGCTGCTCCCGGACTTCATCGCCCCCGAACGCCGCAGCCGGGCCAACGCGGCGGTCAAGATCGCCTCCAGCATCACCGTGATCGTCGCCGCGCTGATCAGCCTCTTCCTCATCGACGACTTCCCGAAGCTGTCCTTCGCGATCCCGGCGGTCCTGATGCTGGTCTCCATCGGCGTGCTCGCCTGGCGGGTGCGGGACAGCGACTCCCCGGCCTACCAGGCCGCGCTCGAAGAAGATCGCGCCGGCCACACCGAAAACTCTCCGCGGGTGCGGATGCGGGACGTCCTGCTCGACATCCTGCGCGACACCGACCGCAGCCGGCTGCTGGTCATCCTGGCCGTCTTCGCGTTCGGCGGCGCGTGGTTCGCGTCGCGCTCCCTCGTCACCAACTACGGCATCGAGACGCTCGGCATGTCCCGCGGCGACTCCGGCGGCCTCACCCTGCCCAGCGGCCTGGCGTTCCTCGCGGCCGCCTACCCGGTGGCGCTGTTCGCCGAACGCTTCGGCCGGCTGCGGGTGATCCTGGCCGGGATGGCCGTGTTCGCCGCGGCCATGGTGCTCGGCACGGTCGTGCGGACGCCCACCGGCACGATCATCGCGATGTGCGTGGCGGCCGCGGGCGCGGCGGCGTTCATGGTCAACACGGCGGTCGTGCTGTGGAACCTCGCGCCCTCGGCCCGGGTGCTCGGGACCTACACGGGCCTCTACACCGTCGGCTGGTCGGGCGGCGGGTTCCTCGGGCCGGCGCTGGTCGGCGGCATGGTCGACCTGACCGGCTGGCCGTTCCTGCTGCTCGACATCGCGCTCGTCACGGCGATCGCGGTGCTCCTGGTCGCCCGCGTCGCCGTGCTGCAGCGGCGCCGCGCCGACGGGCGCGTCCGGTGA
- a CDS encoding phosphoglycerate dehydrogenase has product MSRVLVTTDYLRPGDEVDEYLRAAGLETVYAPMAGKRDPEQLVEALDGIDAALVANEPLTAGVLARAPKLRVIVRTGVGYDSIDVEAAARRGISVSNLPGVNANAVAEYTMGLLLAGARRLVQSASGVARGEWPREDGHELRGSTLGLIGYGASARAVVPLARAFGMTVVCTSNLRGPDVRFAGLPELLSTSDYVSVHTSLTERTRGLLDAAAFKRMKPTALLVNTARGAIVDEDALAEAVCSGEIAGAVLDVVREEPLPAGSPLRGVAGIVVCSHLAGQTAEARRAAGLRGAEELVAALDGRGRHIVNGAE; this is encoded by the coding sequence GTGAGCCGGGTCCTGGTCACCACCGACTACCTGCGCCCCGGCGACGAGGTGGACGAGTACCTGCGCGCCGCCGGGCTGGAAACCGTGTACGCGCCGATGGCCGGCAAGCGCGACCCCGAGCAGCTGGTCGAGGCGCTCGACGGGATCGACGCGGCGCTGGTGGCCAACGAGCCGCTGACGGCGGGCGTGCTGGCCCGCGCGCCGAAGCTGCGCGTCATCGTGCGGACCGGCGTCGGCTACGACTCCATCGACGTCGAAGCCGCCGCCCGCCGGGGGATCAGCGTCAGCAATCTGCCCGGCGTCAACGCCAACGCCGTCGCCGAGTACACCATGGGACTTTTGCTCGCCGGGGCGCGGCGGCTCGTGCAGTCGGCGTCCGGGGTAGCACGCGGGGAGTGGCCGCGCGAGGACGGGCACGAACTGCGCGGGTCGACCCTCGGGCTCATCGGGTACGGCGCTTCCGCGCGGGCGGTCGTGCCGCTGGCGCGCGCGTTCGGGATGACCGTCGTCTGCACGTCGAACCTGCGCGGCCCGGACGTCCGGTTCGCCGGGCTGCCCGAGCTGCTGTCCACTTCGGACTACGTCTCGGTGCACACGTCGCTCACCGAGCGCACCCGCGGGCTCCTGGACGCCGCGGCCTTCAAGCGGATGAAGCCGACCGCGCTCCTGGTCAACACGGCCCGGGGAGCGATCGTCGACGAGGACGCGCTCGCCGAAGCCGTGTGCTCCGGCGAGATCGCGGGCGCGGTGCTCGACGTCGTGCGTGAAGAGCCGTTGCCCGCGGGCAGTCCGTTGCGCGGGGTGGCCGGGATCGTCGTCTGCTCGCACCTGGCCGGGCAGACCGCCGAAGCGCGCCGGGCCGCGGGCCTGCGCGGTGCCGAAGAACTAGTCGCGGCCCTGGACGGCCGGGGCCGGCACATCGTGAACGGAGCGGAATGA
- a CDS encoding LysR family transcriptional regulator, which yields MERLDDLAFFHVVAVSETLTAAARELDVSLPVVSKRLKALEERLDVRLVHRGARRLALTAEGELYAARVEAILDQVRELDDLVGHRAGDLRGPIVVQATPGLGRAHVAPLIGEFTARHPLVRVRLHTSALPLRPHRREFDLAVHVGTPPDSTLRMRRLARNRRVPCAAPSYLDLRGIPGRIEDLAGHDCIVLRENEGDFAVWRFGGAAHPRQVRVRGSLASNDGDIVTDWALRGRGIVMRSEWQVRPHLDSGALVRVLPGVPTPPADIYALLADDAHIPRRTSELVAHLAARLPDAITASRRPSR from the coding sequence ATGGAAAGACTCGACGACCTCGCGTTCTTCCACGTGGTCGCGGTCAGCGAGACGCTCACCGCCGCCGCGCGCGAGCTGGACGTGTCGCTGCCGGTGGTCAGCAAACGCCTGAAAGCGCTGGAAGAACGGCTCGACGTCCGGCTGGTGCACCGCGGCGCGCGGCGGCTCGCCCTGACCGCCGAGGGCGAGCTCTACGCCGCGCGCGTCGAGGCGATCCTCGACCAGGTGCGGGAGCTCGACGACCTGGTCGGCCACCGCGCCGGCGACCTGCGCGGCCCGATCGTCGTCCAGGCGACCCCCGGGCTGGGCCGCGCGCACGTCGCGCCCCTCATCGGCGAGTTCACCGCGCGGCACCCGCTGGTGCGCGTCCGGCTCCACACCTCGGCGCTGCCGCTGCGGCCGCACCGGCGCGAGTTCGACCTCGCCGTGCACGTCGGGACGCCGCCGGACTCGACGCTGCGGATGCGCCGCCTGGCCCGCAACCGCCGGGTGCCGTGCGCGGCACCGTCCTATTTGGACCTTCGCGGGATCCCCGGACGGATCGAGGACCTCGCCGGGCACGACTGCATCGTGCTGCGCGAGAACGAGGGCGACTTCGCCGTGTGGCGCTTCGGCGGTGCCGCCCACCCCCGGCAGGTGCGGGTGCGCGGCAGCCTGGCGAGCAACGACGGCGACATCGTCACGGACTGGGCGCTGCGGGGCCGCGGGATCGTGATGCGCTCGGAATGGCAGGTCCGGCCCCACCTGGACAGCGGCGCACTGGTGCGGGTGCTGCCCGGCGTGCCGACCCCGCCCGCCGACATCTACGCCCTGCTGGCCGACGACGCCCACATCCCGCGCCGGACCAGCGAACTGGTCGCCCACTTGGCGGCCCGGTTACCGGACGCGATCACGGCCTCGCGGCGCCCGAGCCGGTGA
- a CDS encoding tartrate dehydrogenase, whose amino-acid sequence MNHRIAVIPGDGIGREVVPEGVRCLRAAADVHGFGLETTEFDFASADYWLAHGEMLPPDWREILSGFDAIFFGAVGWPDVVPDHVSLWGSLLKFRRGFDQYVNLRPVRLLRGVRAPLRGHGPGDIDFLVVRENTEGEYSSIGGRIFEGTDRETVLQETVMTRTGVDRVLRYAFDLAAARPRKRLTWATKSNGISISMPYWDERAAAMAARYPGVTAAKDHIDILAAKFVLSPETYDVVVASNLFGDILSDLGPACTGTIGIAPSANINPDRTWPSLFEPVHGSAPDIAGRGIANPIGQIWSGAMLLDHLGEPEAAAGVVAAIEGVLAERPEVLTPDLGGPGTTEGLGTAIAERIAAGPRAA is encoded by the coding sequence GTGAACCACCGCATCGCGGTCATCCCCGGCGACGGCATCGGGCGGGAGGTCGTCCCGGAAGGCGTGCGCTGCCTGCGTGCCGCGGCCGACGTCCACGGCTTCGGGCTCGAGACGACGGAGTTCGATTTCGCCTCCGCGGACTACTGGCTGGCGCACGGTGAAATGCTGCCGCCGGACTGGCGGGAGATCCTTTCCGGTTTCGACGCGATCTTCTTCGGCGCGGTCGGGTGGCCGGACGTGGTGCCCGACCACGTGTCGCTGTGGGGCAGCCTGCTGAAGTTCCGCCGCGGGTTCGACCAGTACGTGAACCTGCGGCCGGTCCGGCTGCTGCGCGGGGTGCGCGCCCCGCTGCGCGGTCACGGGCCCGGGGACATCGACTTCCTCGTCGTCCGGGAGAACACCGAGGGCGAGTACTCCAGCATCGGCGGCCGGATCTTCGAAGGCACCGACCGGGAGACGGTGCTGCAGGAGACGGTGATGACCCGCACCGGCGTGGACCGCGTACTGCGCTACGCCTTCGACCTCGCCGCGGCCCGGCCGCGCAAGCGGCTGACGTGGGCGACCAAGAGCAACGGGATCTCGATCTCGATGCCGTACTGGGACGAGCGCGCGGCCGCGATGGCCGCCCGGTACCCGGGGGTGACCGCGGCCAAGGACCACATCGACATCCTCGCGGCCAAGTTCGTGCTGAGCCCGGAAACCTACGACGTCGTGGTGGCCAGCAACCTCTTCGGCGACATCCTCTCCGACCTCGGGCCCGCGTGCACCGGCACGATCGGGATCGCCCCGAGCGCCAACATCAACCCGGACCGCACCTGGCCGAGCCTGTTCGAGCCGGTCCACGGATCGGCCCCGGACATCGCCGGCCGGGGGATCGCCAACCCGATCGGCCAGATCTGGAGCGGTGCGATGCTGCTCGACCACCTCGGCGAACCGGAAGCCGCCGCCGGGGTCGTCGCGGCGATCGAAGGCGTGCTCGCCGAGCGGCCGGAGGTGCTGACCCCCGACCTCGGCGGCCCGGGGACGACCGAGGGCCTCGGGACGGCGATCGCCGAGCGGATCGCCGCCGGGCCGCGAGCCGCGTGA
- a CDS encoding GntR family transcriptional regulator produces the protein MMGETLQTDTLADRVYRALRDAITTGELRPGQKVTERGFAERLSVSPTPVREAIRRLEQDGLLERSGPRTVKVAMFGGVAVQDLAEVEVGLRGMVARFAARHATPEQLAGLDAILDEADDLLILIQQRHGSGQDVEKHVGRLFDAMQRFNALVESCAGNPVLVRLLDQTRVFSYPERRSRVLERVSVDETFGLDRYRTHRALVHALRAGDSAQAEALVLEDARGGLGDLLAGS, from the coding sequence ATGATGGGCGAGACACTGCAGACCGACACGCTGGCCGACCGCGTGTACCGGGCCCTCCGCGACGCGATCACCACCGGCGAGCTGCGCCCGGGCCAGAAGGTCACCGAACGCGGGTTCGCCGAGCGGCTGTCGGTCAGCCCGACGCCGGTGCGCGAAGCCATCCGGCGCCTCGAACAGGACGGCCTCCTCGAGCGGTCCGGCCCGCGCACGGTCAAGGTCGCGATGTTCGGCGGCGTCGCCGTCCAGGACCTCGCCGAGGTCGAGGTCGGCCTGCGCGGCATGGTGGCCCGCTTCGCCGCCCGGCACGCCACGCCCGAGCAGCTGGCCGGGCTCGACGCGATCCTCGACGAGGCCGACGACCTGCTCATCCTCATCCAGCAGCGCCACGGGTCCGGGCAGGACGTCGAGAAGCACGTCGGCCGGCTCTTCGACGCCATGCAGCGCTTCAACGCCCTCGTCGAGTCGTGCGCCGGCAACCCGGTGCTCGTCCGCCTCCTCGACCAGACCCGGGTGTTCTCCTACCCGGAGCGGCGCTCGCGGGTGCTCGAACGCGTCAGCGTCGACGAGACGTTCGGCCTCGACCGCTACCGGACCCACCGCGCGCTCGTGCACGCCCTGCGGGCCGGCGACTCGGCGCAGGCCGAAGCGCTCGTGCTCGAAGACGCCCGGGGCGGCCTCGGCGACCTGCTCGCGGGCTCCTGA